One Rhododendron vialii isolate Sample 1 chromosome 2a, ASM3025357v1 genomic region harbors:
- the LOC131317764 gene encoding uncharacterized protein LOC131317764 produces the protein MASIAVLHPQDCIKDHLPRRLPLISPPMKNPHANPNPTRSNRRKRSPEKKNNNSKPRNATAHDFPVKTLVMGQVKILKRGEETTASSKNPASEKKVGGLGSSEMKAKQTRIGDFYAGSAVMITSPPPSSLPLPGFFTKKNVLRIDNDASADLRRLLRLDLM, from the coding sequence atggccTCAATCGCCGTACTTCACCCTCAGGATTGCATCAAAGACCACCTACCTCGCCGCCTACCCCTAATTTCTCCTCCGATGAAGAACCCCCACGCAAACCCTAACCCCACCAGATCCAACCGCAGAAAACGAAGCCCggagaagaagaacaacaacagTAAACCCAGAAATGCGACGGCGCACGATTTCCCCGTGAAAACCCTCGTCATGGGCCAAGTGAAAATATTGAAACGCGGCGAAGAAACGACGGCGTCGTCGAAGAACCCAGCCAGTGAGAAAAAAGTCGGAGGCTTGGGCAGTTCGGAAATGAAGGCGAAACAGACGAGAATCGGCGATTTCTATGCCGGATCGGCGGTGATGATTACGTCGCCGCCGCCTAGCTCCCTGCCTTTGCCGGGTTTCTTTACTAAGAAAAATGTTTTGCGTATCGACAACGACGCGTCGGCCGATTTACGACGACTTCTTCGTCTTGACTTGATGTGA